The following proteins come from a genomic window of Pseudomonas syringae:
- a CDS encoding TerD family protein, whose product MALTLAKNQTISLEKTAGTGLKKVSMGLGWDPEKASGFFGKLLGGGGGDIDLDASCIMLDADKKPLDLVWFRQLQSRDGAIQHSGDNRTGEGAGDDETISVDLEKLPAAVKYLVFTVNSFTGQNFEKVANAYCRIVDLGSRNELGRFDLSEKGQHTGVVMSYLSRTSAGWDFTAVGQATNGRTADDLVELAIGAVRA is encoded by the coding sequence ATGGCACTCACTTTGGCAAAGAACCAGACGATCTCACTCGAGAAAACCGCTGGTACAGGCCTCAAGAAAGTCAGCATGGGCCTTGGATGGGACCCTGAAAAAGCCAGCGGTTTCTTCGGCAAATTGCTCGGCGGTGGTGGCGGCGATATCGACCTGGATGCTTCCTGCATCATGCTCGATGCCGACAAGAAGCCCCTCGATCTCGTCTGGTTCCGTCAATTGCAATCGCGCGACGGTGCCATTCAGCACTCGGGTGACAATCGTACCGGCGAGGGCGCTGGCGATGACGAAACCATCAGCGTTGATCTGGAGAAGCTGCCCGCTGCGGTGAAATACCTGGTGTTTACCGTCAACTCGTTTACCGGGCAGAACTTCGAAAAGGTCGCCAACGCCTATTGCCGCATCGTCGACCTGGGCAGCCGTAATGAATTGGGCCGTTTCGATCTGTCCGAAAAAGGTCAGCATACTGGCGTAGTGATGTCCTACCTGTCACGCACGTCAGCGGGCTGGGATTTCACCGCTGTCGGTCAGGCGACCAATGGCCGTACGGCGGATGATCTGGTCGAACTGGCCATCGGAGCTGTGCGCGCATGA
- a CDS encoding TerD family protein, which translates to MALTLQKGGNLSLSKTDPTLTNVLIGLGWDPRATDGQAFDLDASAFLLGANGKVRSEADFIFYNQLKSADGSVEHTGDNRTGEGDGDDEVVKVDLTRVPADVDKIAFVVTIHDAENRGQNFGQVSRSFIRVVNEKSGAEVVRYDLAEDASTETAMIFAELYRNNGEWKFRAVGSGFQGGLKALANSFGMNF; encoded by the coding sequence ATGGCTTTGACTCTGCAAAAAGGTGGCAACCTTTCGCTGTCGAAAACCGACCCTACCCTGACCAATGTTCTCATCGGTCTGGGCTGGGACCCGCGCGCCACTGACGGCCAGGCATTTGACCTGGACGCCAGCGCATTCCTGTTGGGCGCCAATGGCAAGGTCCGCAGTGAAGCTGACTTCATTTTCTACAACCAGCTCAAAAGTGCTGATGGCTCCGTCGAGCACACCGGTGACAACCGTACGGGTGAAGGCGATGGCGACGACGAAGTGGTCAAGGTCGATCTGACGCGCGTCCCGGCTGATGTCGACAAGATCGCGTTCGTGGTGACTATTCATGACGCGGAAAACCGTGGTCAGAACTTCGGTCAGGTCAGCCGCTCGTTCATTCGTGTAGTGAATGAGAAGTCGGGCGCTGAAGTCGTTCGTTACGACCTTGCCGAAGATGCTTCGACTGAAACCGCGATGATCTTCGCCGAGCTGTACCGCAATAACGGTGAGTGGAAATTCCGCGCCGTCGGTAGCGGTTTCCAGGGTGGCCTGAAAGCGTTGGCCAACTCCTTCGGCATGAATTTCTGA
- a CDS encoding TerD family protein, whose product MAVSLSKGGNVSLSKEAPGLTEITVGLGWDPRVTDGTEFDLDASIFIVGENGKVLDDNSFIFYNNKKSADGSVEHLGDNRSGAGEGDDESVTVKLTGLAAAVKKLVFAVTIHSAEERKQSFGQVSNAYIRVVNKADGKEIARYDLSEDASTETAMIFGELYRNGEEFKFKAIGQGFVGGLKPLAEAHGVAIG is encoded by the coding sequence ATGGCAGTAAGTCTGAGTAAAGGCGGTAACGTTTCCCTGTCGAAAGAGGCTCCTGGCCTGACAGAAATCACCGTTGGTCTGGGTTGGGATCCACGGGTTACCGATGGCACCGAGTTCGACCTGGACGCGTCCATCTTCATCGTTGGCGAAAATGGCAAGGTGCTGGATGACAACAGCTTCATTTTCTACAACAACAAGAAATCGGCTGATGGTTCGGTCGAGCACTTGGGCGACAACCGTTCAGGCGCTGGCGAAGGTGATGACGAGTCGGTAACCGTCAAGCTCACCGGCCTGGCCGCTGCGGTCAAGAAGCTGGTTTTCGCGGTTACCATCCACTCGGCTGAGGAACGCAAGCAAAGCTTCGGTCAGGTATCGAACGCTTACATTCGCGTAGTGAACAAGGCTGACGGCAAGGAAATCGCTCGTTACGACTTGTCGGAAGACGCATCGACTGAAACCGCGATGATCTTCGGCGAGTTGTATCGCAACGGCGAAGAGTTCAAGTTCAAGGCCATCGGCCAGGGCTTTGTCGGCGGTCTGAAACCGCTGGCAGAAGCTCACGGTGTTGCAATCGGCTAA
- a CDS encoding HAD family hydrolase, which yields MIEPDLEIAEPDLEPVGPDLEIEVEQRLLAVFDFDGTITRHDSFVPFLKFAFGQRAFSVRMARLVLPSLGYLAKRLTRDELKGRLIKAFLSGVEVQWLQQKAEAFCQSHWKRLMRPAALESIAAEIEKGAIVTLCSASPAMVLQPFADRLKVQLIGTNLEVIDGKLTGLIEGSNCRCDSKVARLESVYGPLSQFRVRAWGDTRGDHELLAAAQDAHWRLFHPTWRRGRYKGPVNAKLHNPDGNDGPTR from the coding sequence ATGATAGAACCTGACCTTGAAATCGCAGAACCTGATCTTGAGCCTGTAGGGCCCGACCTTGAAATCGAAGTGGAACAACGCCTGCTGGCGGTGTTCGATTTCGACGGGACCATTACCCGCCACGACAGCTTCGTCCCGTTTCTGAAGTTCGCCTTCGGGCAACGTGCTTTTTCTGTGCGCATGGCGCGGCTGGTGCTGCCGAGCCTCGGCTACCTGGCCAAACGCCTCACCCGCGATGAACTCAAAGGCCGCTTGATCAAGGCTTTTCTCAGCGGTGTTGAAGTGCAATGGCTGCAGCAAAAGGCCGAAGCCTTCTGCCAGTCGCACTGGAAACGCCTGATGCGCCCCGCTGCGCTTGAATCCATTGCCGCTGAAATCGAGAAGGGCGCCATTGTCACGCTATGTTCAGCATCGCCTGCTATGGTCCTGCAACCCTTCGCTGATCGCTTGAAAGTCCAACTGATCGGCACCAATCTGGAAGTGATCGACGGCAAGCTGACCGGGTTGATCGAAGGCAGTAATTGCCGATGCGACTCCAAGGTCGCGCGCCTGGAAAGTGTTTACGGGCCACTTTCGCAGTTCCGGGTTCGAGCCTGGGGCGACACCCGCGGGGATCACGAATTGCTTGCCGCTGCTCAGGATGCGCATTGGCGGTTGTTCCATCCGACGTGGCGTCGAGGCCGTTATAAAGGCCCTGTTAACGCCAAGTTACACAATCCTGATGGTAATGACGGGCCAACACGGTAA
- a CDS encoding VWA domain-containing protein: protein MQIAQGQRIPLSTLIQGTDLTLSISIKSPHVIDYVCFGIDANGKLSDDRYMIFFNQPDSPCNGVKQVNGGDFQLSLSRLPASIDRLVFTASIDGAGAMSDIQSSHFNIQQQGREAARGEFSGATFSAEKAIMVADIYRKNGEWRIASNLQGYNAGLDALVVHFGGEIADAPPPPPARISLEKKIADAAPQLISLAKKAQISLEKARLTDTKARVGLVLDASGSMNPQYTRGHVQEVVDRLIPLAVHFDDDGALDCWAFGAKPQQLGSVTLSNFQDFIKTDHGGWKDWELGARVNDEPKAMRMVIDYYKKSGDKTPVYILFISDGGVHQDREITKLMIEAAKLPIFWQFVGLGGRGYGILEKLDDMGGRVVDNCNFFALDRLDEIPEEKLYDLLMEEFPDWLKAAKSAGIL from the coding sequence ATGCAAATCGCTCAAGGCCAACGCATTCCGCTTTCTACCCTGATTCAGGGCACTGACCTCACGCTGTCGATCAGCATAAAATCGCCCCATGTGATCGACTACGTGTGCTTCGGCATCGACGCCAACGGCAAGCTGTCAGACGACCGTTACATGATCTTCTTCAACCAGCCAGACAGCCCGTGCAACGGCGTCAAGCAGGTGAACGGTGGCGACTTTCAGCTCTCGCTGTCCCGTTTGCCCGCGTCCATAGACCGGCTGGTGTTCACGGCGTCGATTGATGGCGCGGGGGCGATGAGCGATATCCAGTCCAGCCACTTCAACATTCAGCAACAAGGTCGCGAAGCGGCACGTGGCGAGTTCTCCGGTGCCACCTTCTCCGCCGAGAAAGCCATTATGGTGGCCGATATCTACCGCAAGAACGGCGAATGGCGCATAGCCTCCAACCTGCAAGGCTACAACGCCGGCCTGGATGCGCTGGTCGTGCATTTTGGCGGTGAAATTGCCGACGCTCCGCCTCCCCCGCCCGCACGAATTTCTCTTGAGAAGAAGATTGCCGACGCTGCGCCGCAACTGATCAGCCTGGCGAAAAAAGCTCAGATCAGCCTGGAGAAAGCCAGACTGACCGACACCAAGGCCCGAGTCGGCCTGGTGCTGGACGCGTCAGGTTCGATGAACCCGCAATACACGCGCGGCCATGTGCAGGAAGTGGTTGATCGCCTGATTCCGCTGGCGGTGCATTTCGACGATGACGGCGCGCTGGACTGCTGGGCATTCGGTGCCAAGCCGCAGCAACTCGGTTCAGTCACGCTGAGCAACTTTCAGGACTTCATCAAGACCGACCATGGCGGCTGGAAAGACTGGGAACTGGGCGCACGCGTCAACGACGAGCCCAAGGCGATGCGCATGGTCATCGACTACTACAAGAAGTCAGGCGACAAGACGCCGGTCTACATTCTGTTCATCAGCGACGGTGGCGTACACCAGGATCGTGAGATCACCAAACTGATGATCGAGGCCGCCAAACTGCCGATTTTCTGGCAATTCGTGGGGCTGGGTGGTCGCGGTTACGGGATTCTCGAAAAGCTGGACGACATGGGCGGTCGCGTAGTCGACAACTGCAACTTCTTCGCCCTGGACCGTCTGGATGAAATCCCGGAAGAGAAGCTGTATGACTTGCTGATGGAAGAATTTCCGGACTGGCTGAAAGCAGCCAAAAGTGCCGGGATTTTGTAA
- a CDS encoding TerD family protein, which yields MTRLVPGANAPVATGPLTVEVSYSPLAGADIDVSAFLLTGSGKVRGDQDMCFYGQKSVNNGALQQTEASAGRAVFTLDPSRLDSVIEKVALTATIYENKASFDSVSRLALSITGDIEADIPTSGMKETALILGEFYLRQGAWKFRCVAQGFAGGLEPLAKNFGVEVAAPQDSPAPAPAPAPAPAPVPAPGAKSTVSLSKITLDKTRASISLEKTSAGFGEIRVNLNWNRRSDNKGGGFFSMKKSNAIDLDVGCLFELQDGSKGAVQALGNSFGALDSEPFIKLMGDDRTGSVSDGEWLHINGAHWGKIRRILVYAFIYEGAPNWKETDGVVTIHAPGQPPIEVRLNEEGGRQGMCAIALLENDNGAVKVTRRVDFHNGHSNMDKAYGWGMRWAAGSK from the coding sequence ATGACCCGACTTGTCCCAGGCGCCAATGCGCCGGTTGCTACCGGACCCTTGACGGTCGAGGTCAGCTACTCCCCGCTGGCAGGTGCTGACATTGATGTGTCCGCATTTCTGCTGACTGGCTCAGGCAAGGTCCGTGGCGATCAGGACATGTGTTTCTACGGCCAGAAAAGCGTGAACAACGGTGCGCTCCAGCAGACGGAAGCGTCGGCGGGCCGTGCAGTGTTCACGCTTGACCCGAGCCGTCTGGATTCAGTCATCGAGAAGGTCGCCCTGACGGCGACCATCTATGAAAACAAGGCCAGCTTCGACAGTGTGTCGCGCCTGGCATTGAGCATTACCGGGGATATCGAAGCGGATATCCCTACCAGCGGCATGAAGGAAACCGCGCTGATTCTGGGCGAGTTCTACTTGCGCCAGGGCGCCTGGAAATTCCGCTGTGTCGCTCAGGGGTTTGCGGGCGGGCTGGAGCCTCTGGCGAAAAACTTTGGCGTTGAAGTCGCCGCGCCTCAGGATTCACCTGCACCTGCACCTGCACCTGCACCTGCACCTGCACCTGTTCCAGCGCCAGGGGCCAAGTCTACGGTCAGCCTGAGCAAGATCACGCTGGACAAGACCCGTGCCTCGATCAGCCTGGAAAAAACCAGTGCCGGTTTTGGCGAGATCAGGGTCAACCTGAACTGGAACCGCCGCAGTGACAACAAAGGTGGCGGCTTCTTCTCGATGAAGAAGAGCAATGCCATCGACCTTGATGTAGGCTGCCTTTTCGAATTGCAGGACGGCTCCAAAGGGGCCGTTCAGGCGCTGGGCAACTCGTTCGGAGCGCTCGATAGCGAACCGTTCATCAAACTGATGGGCGATGACCGGACCGGGTCGGTCAGTGATGGCGAGTGGCTGCACATCAACGGCGCGCACTGGGGCAAGATCCGTCGCATTCTGGTCTATGCGTTCATCTATGAAGGTGCGCCGAACTGGAAAGAGACCGACGGGGTTGTCACCATTCATGCACCAGGTCAGCCGCCCATTGAAGTTCGTCTCAATGAAGAGGGCGGCCGTCAGGGCATGTGTGCAATTGCCTTGCTGGAAAACGACAACGGCGCGGTCAAGGTGACGCGGCGTGTGGATTTCCATAACGGCCACAGCAACATGGATAAAGCCTACGGCTGGGGCATGCGCTGGGCTGCTGGTTCCAAGTAA
- a CDS encoding TIGR00266 family protein, which translates to MDQWFVMNAGKQLGPMDAAAARLIAREAPGAWCWKQGMPDWQPIYQVQEVRAVKKDGVTPFPAPAPEMIQPRPSGLPVQASRTPAPVPAAAPGKRPSFTPDPNASGGFGLSQTTEGVDFKLYGSETQFVELELDPGESAVAEAGAMMYKTCDVQMETIFGDGSNQSSGLLGSLFGAGKRMLTGESLFTTVFSQQGSGKGRVAFAAPYPGTILPLNLRDFGGRLICQKDSFLAGAKGVSIGIQFQKKILTGLFGGEGFVLQKLEGDGWVFVHMGGTVRKIELAAGEGLDVDTGCLAAMTQTVDYDIRMVGGGIKSMLFGGEGVFFARLTGPGTVWLQSLPFSRLAGRMLAAGPSGVGRSER; encoded by the coding sequence TTGGACCAATGGTTTGTCATGAACGCGGGCAAGCAGCTCGGCCCGATGGATGCAGCGGCAGCGCGATTGATTGCGCGTGAAGCGCCCGGAGCCTGGTGCTGGAAACAAGGCATGCCGGACTGGCAGCCGATCTATCAGGTTCAGGAAGTACGCGCCGTCAAAAAGGATGGCGTAACCCCCTTCCCGGCCCCTGCACCTGAAATGATCCAGCCAAGGCCTTCCGGCCTGCCCGTGCAGGCTTCCCGGACACCTGCGCCGGTTCCCGCTGCCGCACCGGGCAAACGCCCCTCATTCACCCCGGACCCGAATGCTTCGGGTGGCTTTGGCTTGTCGCAGACCACCGAGGGCGTGGACTTCAAGCTGTACGGCTCCGAGACCCAGTTCGTCGAGTTGGAACTTGACCCCGGCGAAAGTGCGGTCGCCGAAGCCGGCGCGATGATGTACAAAACCTGCGACGTGCAAATGGAGACCATCTTCGGCGACGGCAGTAATCAGTCGTCGGGGCTGCTGGGCTCGCTGTTCGGCGCAGGCAAACGCATGCTCACCGGCGAAAGCCTGTTCACCACGGTGTTTTCGCAGCAGGGTTCCGGCAAGGGCCGGGTCGCCTTTGCTGCGCCCTACCCGGGCACCATCCTGCCGCTGAACCTGCGCGATTTCGGTGGCAGGCTGATCTGCCAGAAAGACAGCTTCCTGGCCGGTGCCAAAGGCGTATCCATCGGTATTCAGTTTCAGAAGAAGATCCTGACCGGGCTGTTCGGTGGTGAGGGTTTCGTCCTGCAAAAGCTTGAAGGCGATGGCTGGGTGTTTGTGCACATGGGCGGCACGGTGCGCAAGATCGAACTGGCTGCAGGCGAAGGCCTCGATGTCGACACCGGCTGTCTGGCGGCCATGACCCAGACTGTGGACTATGACATCCGTATGGTCGGTGGCGGCATCAAGTCGATGCTGTTCGGCGGCGAAGGCGTGTTTTTCGCCAGGCTGACCGGTCCCGGCACGGTGTGGCTGCAAAGCCTGCCATTCTCTCGTCTGGCCGGACGCATGCTCGCGGCAGGCCCGTCCGGTGTGGGCAGAAGCGAACGCTGA
- a CDS encoding TerC/Alx family metal homeostasis membrane protein has product MESTSLGFPPLTMAVFVGLAITAMAIDMFSHRGNKPITLAQASAWSVFWVAISLAFAGFLYVQHGSEVATLFVTGYALEKVLSVDNLFVFMALFSWFKIPDGLRHRVLYWGIIGAIVFRGIFVAIGTGLLALGPWVEVVFAVIVAWTAIMMLRAGDDDDEEVDYSQHMAYRFAKKLFPVWPKLHGSNFFVRRSVLEEEIKKPENAGITLAAKGALFATPLFLCLVVAEISDVLFAFDSVPAIIAVSREPLIVFSAMLFAILGLRTLYFVLEALKRYLVHLEKAVIALLFFIALKLGLNATNHLFHHGYEISANASLLVVVVVLIIGIVASLLFPGKEEPAEEKA; this is encoded by the coding sequence ATGGAAAGCACCTCTCTAGGCTTCCCTCCACTCACGATGGCGGTTTTCGTCGGTCTGGCCATTACGGCCATGGCCATCGACATGTTCTCCCACCGGGGAAACAAGCCGATCACCCTGGCGCAAGCCTCGGCGTGGTCGGTCTTCTGGGTCGCCATTTCGCTGGCTTTCGCCGGTTTCCTGTACGTACAGCACGGCTCTGAAGTCGCCACGCTGTTCGTCACCGGTTACGCGCTGGAAAAAGTGCTGAGCGTCGACAACCTGTTCGTGTTCATGGCGTTGTTCTCCTGGTTCAAGATTCCGGATGGCCTGCGCCACCGCGTTTTGTACTGGGGCATCATCGGCGCCATCGTTTTCCGCGGCATCTTCGTCGCCATCGGTACTGGCCTGCTGGCGCTGGGCCCGTGGGTCGAAGTGGTGTTCGCGGTGATCGTTGCCTGGACAGCGATCATGATGCTGCGTGCCGGCGATGACGACGATGAAGAAGTCGACTACTCGCAGCACATGGCGTATCGCTTCGCCAAGAAACTGTTCCCGGTGTGGCCAAAGCTGCACGGCAGCAACTTCTTCGTGCGTCGCTCGGTACTGGAAGAGGAAATCAAGAAGCCTGAAAACGCCGGTATCACGCTGGCTGCCAAAGGCGCGCTGTTCGCTACTCCGCTGTTCCTGTGTCTGGTAGTGGCGGAGATCTCCGACGTGCTGTTCGCGTTCGACTCCGTGCCTGCAATCATCGCAGTGAGCCGCGAGCCGTTGATCGTGTTCTCGGCCATGCTGTTCGCAATTCTCGGCCTGCGTACCTTGTATTTCGTACTTGAAGCCCTGAAGCGCTACCTGGTGCATCTGGAGAAAGCGGTTATTGCGCTGCTGTTCTTCATTGCCTTGAAACTGGGCCTGAATGCTACCAACCACCTGTTCCATCACGGTTACGAGATCAGCGCCAACGCCAGCCTGCTGGTTGTGGTCGTCGTGCTGATCATCGGTATCGTCGCCAGCCTGCTCTTCCCGGGCAAAGAAGAACCGGCTGAAGAAAAAGCGTAA
- a CDS encoding trehalose-phosphatase: MSNDRPLIFVDLDDTLFQTARKTPADIEKHVATLDVSGNANGYMTNVQKSFAHWLLAHSDVVPVTARSVEAYSRVKLPFTAGAICSHGGVILDVMGRLDPAWNEQMKLTLAVYQSRLPELSAATLAIGQEMGFSLRGWVVEEAQLFHYVVTKHNESDDSILTQVLAEVQARGLLDDMHVHGNGNNLAFLPEGLAKRYAVQEWLRRDKAINGERPVLGFGDSITDLGFMDECHWWATPARSQLAKMFVGAAHE, encoded by the coding sequence ATGAGTAACGACCGCCCGCTGATCTTCGTCGATCTGGACGACACACTGTTCCAGACCGCCCGCAAAACCCCGGCTGATATTGAAAAGCATGTTGCGACGCTCGACGTCAGCGGTAATGCCAACGGTTACATGACCAACGTGCAGAAGTCTTTCGCCCACTGGTTGCTGGCGCATTCCGATGTGGTGCCGGTGACGGCGCGCAGTGTCGAAGCTTACAGTCGGGTCAAGCTGCCGTTTACGGCGGGCGCGATCTGTTCGCACGGTGGCGTGATACTCGATGTCATGGGGCGGCTCGACCCGGCCTGGAACGAGCAGATGAAACTGACCCTGGCCGTCTACCAGTCGCGTTTGCCCGAACTGTCCGCTGCGACGCTGGCGATCGGTCAGGAAATGGGCTTTTCGTTACGCGGCTGGGTGGTGGAAGAGGCGCAGTTGTTCCATTACGTGGTGACCAAGCACAACGAGAGTGACGACAGCATCCTCACCCAGGTGCTGGCCGAAGTACAGGCCCGTGGCCTGCTTGATGACATGCATGTTCACGGTAACGGCAACAACCTGGCTTTTCTGCCCGAAGGCCTGGCCAAGCGTTACGCCGTCCAGGAATGGTTGCGCCGCGACAAGGCGATCAACGGCGAGCGTCCGGTATTGGGTTTTGGCGACAGCATTACCGACCTGGGTTTCATGGACGAGTGCCACTGGTGGGCGACGCCTGCCCGCAGTCAGTTGGCGAAAATGTTTGTCGGAGCTGCGCATGAGTGA
- a CDS encoding HpcH/HpaI aldolase/citrate lyase family protein: MALFSPYALGATLYMPATRDDIVDVVCGDKIPELRSLVVCLEDAVALIDVDTALLNLRQVLTRIQDRGGRPANGPLLFVRPRDAAMARILNDWPLMAQVDGFVVPKLSLTNLTSWEQAVTNPALALMPTLETPEVFNPGAMVELGQALKASLDERIIALRIGGNDLMGCLGLRRNPAMTLYSTPMGYVIPMLAGVMGAQGFALTAPVFEQLATPDILEHELALDITNGLVGKTAIHPSQVNIIQNALRVSLEDMNSARMILNSVAPAVFKYNDAMCEPATHYKWATHIMERAKWHGVLPAPASIMDASIRLAEAVS, encoded by the coding sequence ATGGCCTTATTCTCGCCTTATGCATTGGGGGCAACCCTGTACATGCCCGCTACCCGTGACGACATTGTCGATGTGGTGTGCGGCGACAAGATTCCCGAGCTGCGTTCACTGGTGGTGTGCCTGGAAGATGCAGTCGCGTTGATCGATGTCGATACCGCGCTGCTCAACCTGCGCCAGGTACTGACGCGTATTCAGGATCGCGGCGGTCGGCCTGCCAATGGCCCGCTGCTGTTCGTGCGTCCGCGTGATGCAGCAATGGCGCGCATTCTCAACGACTGGCCACTGATGGCCCAGGTCGACGGGTTTGTGGTCCCCAAGCTCTCGCTGACCAACCTGACCAGTTGGGAGCAGGCCGTGACCAATCCGGCGCTGGCCTTGATGCCTACGCTGGAAACACCGGAAGTATTCAATCCCGGGGCGATGGTCGAGCTGGGCCAGGCCTTGAAGGCCAGTCTCGATGAACGGATCATTGCCCTGCGCATCGGTGGCAATGACCTGATGGGCTGCCTGGGGCTGCGCCGCAACCCGGCCATGACGCTGTACTCAACGCCCATGGGATACGTCATTCCCATGCTGGCCGGAGTGATGGGCGCGCAGGGTTTTGCGCTGACCGCACCGGTGTTCGAGCAACTGGCCACGCCTGACATCCTGGAGCACGAACTGGCCCTGGATATCACCAATGGATTGGTCGGCAAGACGGCAATTCACCCTTCGCAGGTCAATATCATTCAGAATGCGTTACGCGTCAGTCTGGAGGACATGAACTCCGCCCGGATGATTTTGAACTCTGTGGCTCCCGCCGTGTTCAAGTACAACGATGCTATGTGTGAACCGGCGACCCATTACAAATGGGCTACCCACATCATGGAGCGCGCCAAATGGCATGGAGTGTTACCCGCACCCGCTTCGATCATGGATGCCAGCATTCGACTCGCTGAGGCAGTTAGCTAG
- a CDS encoding cysteine protease StiP family protein — protein MSDPVHGLETVGSGSYLKDDVHFLLRSVEMQTTRVEEKERLIQTRQKHYSEMISEESAPSDAHKALYERALSQNGARMAADVHALAQALDRQCTGSEIILVSFVRAGLPLGVLLRRALIDLGRAAHHYGISIVRDRGIDNVALEAIIQAHGAQNIVFVDGWTGKGAISGEIRRSLAGDARFPEDPRLVVLADPCGSAWLAASAEDWVIPSGILGATVSGLVSRSIWPVDGGLHGCVVYEHLQDHDVTRSFIEQIERQRRQKCSTLMLTPWTPAQRAELKSAASQVVGSLAERFGVNNLNRVKPGIAEATRAVMRRVPDHVLVRNRTDGDVQLLLHLTEKAGIPVEEVGDALGPYRAVTIIRSLG, from the coding sequence ATGAGTGATCCCGTTCACGGGCTGGAGACGGTGGGTAGCGGTAGCTATCTCAAGGACGACGTGCACTTTCTGTTGCGCAGTGTCGAGATGCAGACCACCCGTGTTGAAGAGAAGGAACGCCTGATCCAGACACGGCAAAAACATTATTCGGAAATGATCAGTGAGGAGTCCGCGCCCAGCGACGCTCACAAGGCGCTTTACGAGCGTGCGCTCAGTCAGAACGGCGCGCGTATGGCAGCTGACGTTCACGCGTTGGCGCAGGCGCTGGACAGGCAATGCACCGGGTCTGAAATCATTCTCGTGTCGTTCGTGCGTGCCGGTTTGCCGCTCGGTGTGCTGCTGCGTCGGGCATTGATCGATCTGGGCCGTGCAGCGCATCACTACGGCATCAGCATTGTCCGTGATCGCGGCATCGACAACGTGGCACTGGAAGCAATCATTCAGGCTCACGGCGCGCAGAACATCGTGTTTGTCGACGGCTGGACCGGCAAAGGCGCGATCTCCGGGGAAATCCGGCGCAGCCTGGCGGGTGATGCGCGCTTTCCGGAAGATCCTCGGCTGGTGGTGCTGGCAGACCCGTGTGGCAGCGCCTGGCTGGCGGCCTCGGCGGAAGACTGGGTGATTCCCTCGGGCATCCTTGGCGCAACGGTCTCCGGGCTGGTGTCGCGATCTATCTGGCCGGTGGACGGCGGGCTGCATGGCTGCGTGGTTTACGAGCATTTACAGGACCACGACGTCACGCGTTCTTTTATTGAACAGATCGAGCGCCAGCGTCGTCAAAAGTGTTCGACGTTGATGTTGACCCCCTGGACGCCGGCGCAGCGAGCTGAACTCAAGAGCGCTGCGTCGCAGGTGGTCGGCAGCCTTGCGGAACGCTTCGGGGTGAATAACCTCAATCGGGTCAAGCCGGGTATCGCCGAGGCGACAAGGGCGGTGATGCGTCGCGTGCCGGATCATGTGCTGGTACGCAACCGGACTGACGGTGACGTGCAGTTGCTGCTGCATCTGACAGAAAAGGCGGGCATCCCCGTCGAGGAAGTCGGCGATGCCCTGGGCCCTTACCGGGCGGTGACCATCATACGGAGTCTCGGCTAA
- a CDS encoding tellurite resistance TerB family protein, which translates to MLDWLKTNATAARDKLATEVSKFKNREFMDAVVSGCALVSAADGDISASEKQKMAGFIQNSQELKVFDMKDVIQGFQEACSKFEFDYEIGRAEALKTIGKIKKKEDASRLLVRVCCAIGGADGSFDEKEREVCRTICRELGLNPSDFDL; encoded by the coding sequence ATGCTGGACTGGTTGAAAACAAACGCAACAGCGGCCCGCGACAAGCTGGCAACTGAAGTTTCGAAGTTCAAGAATCGTGAATTCATGGACGCTGTGGTTTCCGGTTGTGCACTGGTGTCTGCCGCTGATGGCGATATCAGCGCCAGTGAAAAGCAGAAAATGGCCGGCTTCATTCAGAACTCTCAGGAACTGAAAGTTTTCGACATGAAGGACGTCATTCAGGGTTTCCAGGAAGCCTGCTCCAAGTTTGAGTTCGATTACGAAATTGGCCGTGCCGAGGCATTGAAAACCATCGGCAAGATCAAGAAGAAAGAAGATGCCTCCCGTCTGTTGGTGCGCGTCTGCTGTGCAATCGGTGGCGCTGATGGCAGCTTCGATGAGAAAGAGCGGGAAGTCTGCCGCACGATCTGTCGAGAGCTTGGCCTGAACCCGTCCGATTTTGACCTGTAA